A genome region from Bacillaceae bacterium IKA-2 includes the following:
- a CDS encoding restriction endonuclease subunit S, with product MPVTDEGSPDWVFIENYIYSLNYKMPKTTVWLSESMGLKTKEWKGFYLHKIFKASMGNGIDAIMTSSDIPKYNYVSRDSNGNGVVGFVDEIDEQEPFPEGALSLALRGSFLGSCFIQKEPFYTAQNVAVLQEKFPMSKHVKLFIATLIRNECKIKYQAFERELNSHFKKDFIIKLPIKHDKNGIVYDPSHEYSDLGYIPNWEWIDQYMKSLPYSDKI from the coding sequence TTGCCAGTTACAGATGAAGGGAGTCCTGATTGGGTTTTTATTGAGAATTATATATACTCTCTAAATTATAAAATGCCAAAAACTACAGTTTGGCTTTCGGAAAGTATGGGTTTAAAGACCAAAGAATGGAAAGGATTTTATCTACATAAAATATTTAAGGCTAGCATGGGGAATGGCATAGATGCAATTATGACTAGTAGTGATATCCCCAAGTATAATTACGTATCGCGTGACAGTAATGGAAACGGAGTCGTAGGTTTTGTAGATGAAATTGACGAGCAAGAACCATTCCCAGAAGGTGCGCTGTCTCTTGCTTTGAGAGGTAGCTTTTTAGGCTCTTGTTTTATACAGAAAGAGCCTTTTTATACAGCACAAAACGTAGCTGTTTTACAAGAGAAATTTCCAATGAGTAAGCATGTAAAACTATTTATCGCAACACTCATAAGAAACGAATGTAAAATTAAATATCAAGCGTTTGAGAGAGAACTTAATTCACATTTTAAGAAAGATTTCATAATTAAATTACCTATTAAACATGACAAAAATGGAATCGTGTACGATCCCTCACATGAATACTCGGACTTGGGATACATTCCGAATTGGGAATGGATCGATCAATATATGAAATCTTTGCCTTATAGTGATAAAATTTAG